Proteins encoded together in one Terriglobales bacterium window:
- the mtnA gene encoding S-methyl-5-thioribose-1-phosphate isomerase, with the protein MKPETPLEFKNMVKTLEWTDAGVRFIDQTRLPTEEIYVTCRTYAEVATAIRDMIVRGAPAIGVTTAMGIALGVRDSRAKNYHELRPEFEEICGTLAATRPTAVNLFWAIQRMRERFEQLSSFSIDEIKRGLIHEAQQMYAADIAACQTMGRNGAVLMPASGSVLTHCNAGALATCGYGTALGVIRAAVESGKKIHVFADETRPFLQGSRLTAWELMKDGIPTTVISDNMAGAVMKQGKISAVVVGADRIAANGDVANKIGTYTVAVLAKEHRIPFYVAAPWSTIDLSTPDGDQIPIEQRSPREITHMAGKQIAPDGVRVENPAFDVTPHRYVAAIITERGIAKAPYAESLQALAGEGELQVTSRR; encoded by the coding sequence CTGAAACCCGAAACGCCTTTAGAATTTAAGAACATGGTCAAAACCCTGGAATGGACCGATGCTGGCGTGCGTTTTATCGATCAAACGCGCCTACCTACTGAAGAGATCTACGTTACTTGTCGCACGTACGCTGAGGTCGCTACTGCGATTCGCGACATGATCGTCCGTGGTGCCCCTGCCATCGGCGTGACGACGGCGATGGGTATCGCCCTTGGTGTGCGCGACTCTCGGGCCAAAAACTACCACGAACTTCGGCCAGAGTTTGAGGAGATCTGCGGAACCCTTGCTGCAACTCGTCCGACGGCCGTGAATCTCTTCTGGGCCATCCAGCGTATGCGCGAACGTTTCGAGCAACTTTCGTCATTCTCGATTGACGAAATCAAACGAGGGCTCATCCATGAAGCTCAGCAGATGTATGCGGCAGACATCGCAGCGTGCCAGACGATGGGACGTAACGGAGCGGTGCTGATGCCTGCATCCGGCAGCGTGCTCACCCATTGCAACGCCGGAGCCTTGGCTACTTGCGGATACGGCACGGCTCTCGGCGTGATTCGCGCCGCGGTGGAATCCGGGAAGAAGATCCACGTCTTCGCGGATGAAACGCGCCCGTTTCTCCAAGGTTCGCGCCTGACGGCATGGGAGCTGATGAAAGATGGAATTCCCACAACGGTAATCTCTGACAATATGGCTGGCGCAGTGATGAAGCAGGGCAAGATAAGCGCGGTCGTCGTTGGCGCAGACCGGATCGCAGCCAACGGCGACGTGGCAAACAAGATCGGAACCTACACGGTCGCCGTGCTCGCCAAGGAACATCGGATTCCCTTTTATGTGGCCGCGCCATGGTCAACGATCGATCTTTCGACTCCGGACGGCGATCAGATTCCAATCGAGCAGCGCTCGCCACGGGAAATAACCCACATGGCGGGAAAGCAGATCGCACCTGATGGGGTTCGAGTCGAGAATCCTGCTTTCGATGTGACGCCGCACCGTTACGTAGCAGCGATCATCACGGAGCGAGGCATTGCGAAAGCCCCGTATGCAGAGTCTCTGCAGGCATTAGCTGGCGAAGGGGAGCTGCAGGTAACTTCAAGGCGTTAA
- the pyrE gene encoding orotate phosphoribosyltransferase: MPNSRELLLNMLARKSFRLGEFKLSSGGMSDYYIDCRTTTLDAEGMRLTGRVFYDVIQSKKWKPRAAGGMTLGADPIVAGIALLTAQIVQTRAPARPKPVDVSEFLIHGFLVRKQEKTHGTGQRIEGFREKGARVVIVDDVCTTGSSTIQAIEAAREFGFDIAGVACLVEREEAGGRPAVEKAAGGIEFVSIFKASEVRAAHLGQKATA; encoded by the coding sequence ATGCCCAACTCACGCGAACTTCTGCTGAACATGCTCGCGCGCAAGTCGTTTCGACTCGGAGAGTTCAAGCTTTCTTCTGGCGGGATGAGCGACTACTACATCGATTGCCGCACAACTACTCTGGACGCGGAAGGCATGCGCCTCACTGGCCGCGTGTTTTATGACGTGATTCAAAGCAAAAAGTGGAAGCCGCGCGCGGCCGGTGGAATGACGCTGGGCGCCGATCCAATCGTTGCCGGTATTGCTCTTCTCACCGCCCAGATCGTACAGACACGCGCGCCTGCCCGGCCGAAACCAGTAGACGTCTCGGAGTTTCTCATCCACGGCTTCCTGGTTCGCAAGCAGGAAAAAACGCACGGAACCGGCCAACGTATAGAGGGTTTTCGCGAAAAGGGTGCGCGTGTGGTGATCGTCGACGACGTGTGCACCACGGGCTCCTCAACTATTCAGGCCATTGAAGCCGCGCGCGAATTCGGATTCGACATTGCCGGGGTTGCGTGTCTCGTCGAGCGGGAGGAAGCCGGCGGGCGCCCAGCGGTCGAAAAAGCCGCCGGTGGAATTGAGTTCGTTTCCATCTTCAAAGCGTCCGAAGTGCGAGCCGCCCATCTTGGGCAAAAGGCCACGGCCTAA
- a CDS encoding type II CAAX endopeptidase family protein: MSLTPNPPFDPVSEPGPDTREIEVIPSTSAPAEAPPWGLIDVALIVVFYVIATGLLTAIVFGAIHAVPRWKHYTFAQLAAEPLAVIPPQAMGYLVTLFFMMLVVRRGTTAPFWRAAKWRWPVAAMPYAALGLGLSLVIQVVSSFLPIPKSLPIDEFFKTTHAAWVLAFFGIFIAPLFEELFFRGFLYPVLFRRIGYLAAMVVNSLLFALTHEGQLAHAWAPLLVLFTVGMVLTYVRARTQSVACSFLVHSGYNAFLFGMIFVATGGFVHMDKLR; this comes from the coding sequence GTGTCGCTGACCCCCAATCCTCCGTTCGATCCGGTATCTGAACCGGGACCCGACACACGCGAAATCGAAGTAATCCCCTCAACTTCGGCGCCAGCAGAAGCCCCCCCGTGGGGGCTCATTGACGTTGCTCTGATCGTAGTCTTTTACGTCATCGCTACAGGACTGCTGACTGCAATTGTCTTCGGCGCCATCCATGCCGTGCCGAGATGGAAGCACTACACCTTTGCGCAGCTCGCGGCTGAGCCGTTGGCAGTAATCCCGCCGCAGGCGATGGGTTATCTGGTCACTCTTTTCTTCATGATGCTGGTGGTACGGAGAGGGACAACAGCACCCTTCTGGCGGGCGGCAAAGTGGAGATGGCCGGTTGCTGCCATGCCCTATGCGGCGTTAGGGCTCGGTCTTTCGCTCGTAATTCAAGTGGTGTCAAGCTTTCTGCCCATCCCGAAGTCACTTCCAATCGACGAGTTTTTTAAGACCACGCACGCAGCCTGGGTGCTTGCCTTTTTCGGGATCTTCATCGCACCGCTATTCGAAGAGCTCTTTTTCCGCGGCTTTCTGTATCCCGTGCTATTTCGCCGCATCGGCTACCTTGCCGCCATGGTAGTGAATTCCCTACTGTTTGCCCTAACCCACGAAGGACAACTCGCGCATGCCTGGGCGCCGCTACTCGTGCTCTTCACGGTAGGCATGGTCCTGACGTACGTGCGCGCCCGAACACAATCGGTAGCTTGCAGCTTTCTTGTTCACTCGGGATACAACGCGTTCTTGTTTGGGATGATCTTTGTCGCGACCGGCGGGTTCGTTCACATGGACAAGCTTCGGTAG
- the uvrA gene encoding excinuclease ABC subunit UvrA translates to MPITSIRVRGARQHNLKNINVEIPRNTLTVITGLSGSGKSSLAFDTIYAEGQRRYVETLSAYARQFLDQMERPEVDAIDGLSPSIAIEQKTTTRNPRSTVGTITEIYDYLRLLYSSVGVPHCPKCGREISRQSAEQIVQQVMSLKPEDRVMLLAPIVRGRKGEFKKELEKLAQQGYTRARIDGELRNLDGGEDGLDEIKLDKRKNHTIEVVVDRLLVKPGIEKRLENSVATAMKLADGLVTLAVVDGDERMYSAKMACPECGISVPVLEPRSFSFNSIYGACPECHGLGSKYDFDPAKLIVDWSKPLLEGALGPGSGSTYLQRLIEIAAQVYKLDLSIPFEKLPAEQQNLLLYGPPEREAARSGFHGILAFLKQNLEESSSESYREWLLEYMSATTCALCQGKRLRQESLAVRVNGISIADFTGMPVSHALQAAQKIKLDQRGQLVAGRVLREIGERLQFLNAVGLGYISLNRSAATLSGGEGQRIRLATQIGSKLRGVLYVLDEPSIGLHHRDNNRLITALESLRDLGNTVLVVEHDEETIRRADYVIDLGPGAGRHGGELVAQGTPEQIEHAPESLTGRYISGQVNIGARFEPRQANGKAITVLGARENNLKNLDINFPLGVMTVVTGVSGSGKSTLVNDILYRALAKGLYRSREEPGAHKGVTGIESVDKVIRIDQTPIGRTPRSNPATYTGVFTQIRDLYAMLPESRERGYKAGRFSFNVSGGRCEACQGEGQRRIEMNFLPDVYVLCEVCGGKRYNHETLQVRYKGQSIADLLETSIADALPILEDIPQVRQKLQTLVDVGLGYIQLGQSAVTLSGGEAQRIKLARELSKRQTGRTLYLLDEPTTGLHFEDVKKLLDVLHRLTDLGNTIIIIEHNLDVIRNADWIIDLGPEGGEDGGRLVAQGPPQQIARAKKSYTGQALAEYMAHSKWTAPAGSSPRRHGGTEKGN, encoded by the coding sequence ATGCCAATTACCTCGATCCGGGTCCGCGGGGCTCGTCAACACAACCTGAAGAACATCAACGTCGAGATCCCACGCAATACGCTTACGGTAATCACGGGGCTGAGCGGATCGGGCAAGTCCTCGCTAGCGTTCGACACTATCTACGCAGAGGGCCAGCGGCGATATGTCGAAACACTCTCCGCATATGCCCGGCAGTTCCTCGACCAAATGGAGCGACCTGAAGTAGACGCCATCGATGGACTCAGCCCGTCCATCGCCATTGAGCAGAAGACTACGACGCGCAATCCGCGTTCGACAGTAGGCACAATCACTGAGATTTACGACTATTTGCGTCTGCTGTATTCCTCCGTAGGCGTGCCGCATTGTCCGAAGTGTGGGCGAGAGATCAGCCGGCAGTCGGCGGAGCAGATCGTACAGCAGGTGATGTCGCTGAAGCCCGAAGATCGCGTCATGCTGCTTGCGCCTATTGTGCGCGGACGAAAAGGCGAGTTCAAAAAGGAACTGGAGAAACTGGCGCAGCAAGGCTATACGCGAGCACGCATCGACGGAGAGCTGCGCAACCTCGATGGCGGCGAAGATGGGCTCGATGAGATCAAGCTCGATAAGCGTAAGAACCACACGATCGAGGTCGTCGTTGATCGTCTGCTGGTGAAACCTGGCATCGAAAAGCGACTGGAAAATTCGGTCGCGACTGCGATGAAGCTTGCAGATGGCTTGGTAACTCTGGCGGTAGTTGATGGCGACGAGCGTATGTACTCCGCCAAAATGGCGTGCCCGGAGTGCGGCATTAGTGTGCCTGTGCTGGAGCCGCGGTCATTCTCCTTCAACAGCATTTATGGTGCGTGCCCGGAGTGTCATGGGCTCGGCAGCAAGTACGATTTCGATCCTGCAAAGCTGATTGTCGACTGGTCGAAGCCGTTGCTTGAAGGCGCGTTAGGACCGGGCTCAGGTTCGACCTATTTGCAGCGGCTGATTGAGATTGCTGCGCAGGTGTACAAGCTGGATTTGAGCATTCCATTTGAGAAGCTGCCTGCCGAGCAGCAGAACCTGCTTCTCTATGGACCTCCCGAACGGGAAGCCGCACGCAGTGGCTTTCATGGCATTTTGGCATTCCTGAAACAGAACCTGGAGGAGTCTTCGTCGGAAAGTTATCGCGAGTGGCTGCTCGAATACATGTCTGCCACAACGTGTGCGTTGTGCCAGGGCAAGCGCCTGCGTCAGGAAAGTCTGGCAGTGCGAGTGAACGGAATCAGCATCGCCGATTTCACTGGCATGCCCGTGTCCCATGCTTTACAGGCGGCGCAAAAGATCAAGCTGGACCAACGCGGACAACTGGTTGCAGGTCGCGTGTTGCGTGAAATCGGCGAGCGTTTGCAATTCCTGAACGCCGTTGGACTGGGATACATCTCGCTCAACCGATCGGCAGCAACGCTGTCAGGCGGCGAAGGACAGCGCATCCGCCTGGCGACACAGATCGGATCGAAGCTGCGTGGCGTGCTGTATGTGCTCGACGAGCCATCCATCGGATTGCATCATCGCGACAACAATCGGCTAATCACCGCACTCGAATCCCTGCGCGATCTCGGCAACACCGTCCTCGTGGTCGAGCACGACGAGGAAACAATCCGACGTGCCGACTACGTCATCGATCTCGGCCCCGGGGCAGGACGCCACGGTGGAGAACTAGTCGCACAGGGCACTCCCGAGCAGATCGAGCACGCACCCGAGTCGTTGACCGGCAGATACATCTCGGGGCAAGTAAACATTGGTGCTCGCTTCGAGCCACGCCAGGCGAACGGAAAAGCCATTACCGTTCTGGGAGCACGTGAAAACAATCTCAAGAATCTCGACATCAATTTCCCTCTCGGCGTAATGACGGTAGTGACTGGCGTAAGCGGTTCGGGGAAATCCACACTCGTGAATGACATTCTCTACCGCGCGCTGGCGAAGGGTCTTTATCGCTCACGGGAAGAGCCCGGTGCCCACAAGGGCGTTACTGGAATAGAAAGTGTGGACAAAGTTATTCGCATCGATCAGACACCGATTGGGCGAACGCCGCGATCGAATCCCGCTACGTACACAGGAGTGTTCACGCAGATTCGCGATCTGTACGCCATGCTGCCGGAATCGCGTGAGCGCGGATACAAGGCAGGTCGCTTCTCTTTCAACGTAAGCGGTGGACGCTGCGAGGCCTGCCAGGGTGAAGGCCAGCGCCGCATTGAGATGAACTTTCTGCCAGACGTGTATGTGCTCTGCGAGGTCTGTGGCGGCAAGCGTTACAACCACGAGACTCTACAGGTCCGGTACAAAGGACAGTCCATCGCCGATTTGCTGGAGACATCGATAGCAGATGCCCTGCCGATTCTTGAAGACATTCCGCAGGTCCGTCAGAAGCTGCAGACACTCGTGGATGTGGGTCTTGGCTACATCCAACTCGGGCAATCCGCGGTCACACTCTCTGGCGGTGAAGCTCAACGCATCAAGCTGGCACGGGAGTTGAGCAAGCGCCAGACCGGACGCACTCTCTATTTACTCGACGAACCAACGACTGGTCTGCACTTTGAGGATGTAAAGAAACTGCTCGATGTACTGCACCGGCTGACCGATCTGGGCAACACGATCATCATCATCGAGCACAACCTTGATGTGATCCGCAACGCCGACTGGATTATCGATCTAGGTCCCGAAGGCGGAGAAGACGGCGGGCGGCTAGTCGCGCAAGGACCTCCGCAGCAGATCGCGCGAGCAAAAAAGTCATACACGGGGCAAGCGCTGGCAGAGTACATGGCCCACTCAAAGTGGACAGCTCCTGCGGGTTCTTCACCACGGAGACACGGAGGCACGGAGAAAGGCAATTGA
- a CDS encoding methylated-DNA--[protein]-cysteine S-methyltransferase, translating into MSTAAVTQISNPAELWDAVVVRNRKFDGALYYGVSTTSIYCRPSCPSRRPKPENVQFFFDPDSAERAGFRACLRCKPREQAGSQKLQLVRNVCRAVEKNVDSPLPMKQLSAELKMNAATLDHTFKQSTGITIKQYAEARRLSLFKTALRFRQDVTTAIYEAGYNSSSRVYEHSNARLGMTPAAYSKGGDGATIRYAIAPYSAGRALLAVTDKGICGVKLGNDPARLVRELEGEYPKAELVHADGELRDWMSNLLRRLEGEVDLPELPVDVRTTAFQRRVYEELKQIPAGETRTYSQIAKKLGGESGRRAVARACATNNVAVFIPCHRVVRSDGGMGGYRWGLDRKEDLLARERQNRRR; encoded by the coding sequence ATGAGCACCGCAGCCGTGACGCAAATCAGCAATCCAGCCGAACTTTGGGATGCCGTAGTCGTCCGCAACCGCAAATTCGATGGCGCCTTGTACTACGGAGTGAGCACAACGAGCATCTATTGCCGTCCGTCGTGCCCATCTCGACGCCCAAAACCGGAAAACGTGCAGTTCTTTTTCGATCCTGACAGCGCTGAGCGCGCCGGATTTCGTGCCTGCCTGCGTTGCAAACCGCGCGAACAAGCTGGCTCGCAAAAGCTTCAGTTAGTGCGGAACGTGTGCCGCGCGGTTGAGAAAAACGTGGATTCGCCTCTGCCAATGAAGCAGTTAAGCGCTGAGCTTAAGATGAATGCGGCCACCCTAGACCATACTTTTAAGCAGAGTACGGGAATCACCATCAAGCAATACGCCGAGGCGCGGCGGCTTTCCTTGTTCAAAACTGCTCTCCGATTCCGGCAAGACGTGACCACCGCGATCTACGAAGCTGGATATAACTCCAGCAGCCGCGTCTATGAGCACTCGAATGCGAGGCTCGGAATGACGCCCGCGGCATACAGCAAAGGCGGAGATGGTGCGACAATTCGCTACGCAATTGCGCCTTATTCAGCGGGAAGAGCGCTGCTTGCGGTCACGGACAAGGGCATTTGCGGCGTCAAATTGGGAAACGATCCCGCCCGATTAGTCCGCGAACTTGAAGGCGAGTATCCCAAAGCGGAACTTGTGCATGCAGATGGCGAGCTTCGCGACTGGATGAGCAACCTCTTGCGGCGTCTTGAGGGCGAAGTTGATCTACCTGAGCTGCCCGTTGACGTGCGCACAACGGCCTTCCAACGCCGTGTTTACGAAGAGTTAAAGCAAATTCCTGCCGGAGAAACGCGCACTTACTCACAGATTGCGAAGAAATTGGGCGGAGAATCGGGCCGCAGAGCGGTTGCCCGAGCGTGCGCAACCAACAATGTAGCGGTGTTTATCCCATGCCATCGCGTCGTCCGCAGCGACGGCGGAATGGGTGGATACCGCTGGGGATTGGATCGAAAAGAGGATTTACTAGCGCGAGAACGTCAGAACCGGCGGCGGTAG
- the rpsT gene encoding 30S ribosomal protein S20 produces the protein MANHFSALKRARQTEKRTLVNRANKSRLRTALRGLREAIAKGDRKDAQSSFGATVSVIDKAVQKGTIHKNTASRYKSRLSARLKTVAVK, from the coding sequence ATGGCAAACCATTTTTCCGCGCTTAAACGCGCCCGTCAGACCGAAAAACGTACGCTAGTGAACCGCGCAAACAAGTCCCGACTGCGCACAGCGCTGCGCGGATTGCGCGAGGCAATCGCTAAAGGCGACCGTAAAGATGCGCAATCCAGCTTTGGAGCGACGGTTTCGGTGATCGATAAGGCCGTCCAGAAGGGCACAATTCACAAGAATACGGCGTCCAGGTACAAATCCCGCCTCAGCGCGCGCCTTAAAACCGTCGCCGTAAAGTAG
- a CDS encoding PhoH family protein — protein MNKQLEITPNLEALFGTRDENLHLLEGGLNVSIDLRSDHIFLEGAARDLARVEQVFADYEHLRKTGYTFYNGDLGSMLKIVISDPSATLRGLAEAGRQRSFGKRVVQPKSLNQRRYIEAIEKNDMVFGIGPAGTGKTYLAVAMAVAALVNKQVNRIILARPAVEAGERLGFLPGTLQEKVDPYLRPLYDALYDLLDQEKVDRFLERNIIEIAPIAFMRGRTLNDSFIILDEAQNTTSEQMKMFVTRLGFNAKAVITGDITQIDLPNARRSGLIEAAEVLKNVNGISFNFFDEGDVVRHVLVQRIIRAYDDHKQRLEQQLSLLPSGAPAEPMVERSSPSPVLEQ, from the coding sequence ATGAATAAGCAGCTTGAGATCACTCCGAACCTGGAGGCCCTGTTTGGTACCAGGGATGAAAACCTTCATCTGCTCGAAGGTGGATTGAACGTCTCTATCGACCTTCGCTCCGACCACATTTTCCTCGAAGGCGCGGCCCGCGACTTAGCTCGCGTGGAGCAAGTTTTCGCCGACTACGAGCATCTGCGCAAGACCGGATACACCTTCTATAACGGCGACCTCGGATCGATGTTGAAGATCGTGATCTCCGACCCGTCAGCCACACTGCGCGGACTCGCCGAAGCGGGACGTCAACGTTCGTTCGGCAAGCGCGTCGTGCAGCCCAAGAGCTTGAATCAGCGCCGCTATATCGAGGCCATCGAGAAGAACGACATGGTCTTCGGCATCGGCCCAGCCGGCACCGGCAAAACGTATCTTGCCGTCGCCATGGCCGTTGCTGCCTTGGTCAACAAGCAGGTGAACCGCATCATCCTGGCGCGCCCAGCGGTGGAAGCCGGCGAGCGCCTCGGATTCCTGCCCGGCACTTTGCAGGAAAAAGTTGATCCCTATCTGCGACCGTTGTATGACGCGCTCTACGACTTGCTCGACCAGGAAAAGGTCGATCGCTTTCTCGAGCGCAACATCATCGAGATTGCGCCCATCGCCTTCATGCGCGGACGCACGCTCAACGACAGCTTCATCATTCTCGACGAGGCACAAAACACGACCTCCGAGCAGATGAAGATGTTCGTCACGCGTTTAGGCTTCAATGCCAAAGCGGTAATTACTGGCGACATCACGCAGATCGATTTGCCCAATGCACGCCGTAGCGGACTGATCGAGGCGGCCGAGGTTCTCAAGAACGTAAACGGCATCTCGTTCAACTTCTTCGACGAAGGCGACGTAGTGCGCCACGTGCTCGTGCAGCGCATCATCCGCGCCTACGACGATCACAAGCAGCGGCTCGAGCAGCAGCTATCATTGTTGCCGTCCGGGGCTCCAGCGGAGCCGATGGTGGAGAGATCGAGTCCGTCGCCCGTGCTGGAACAGTAG
- the ybeY gene encoding rRNA maturation RNase YbeY, whose product MKDPDHPASSSQIKTAGLQRFLRAAQRMAGISGEVNVLVTSSAQMRRLNRNFRGKDKATDVLSFPATHNGKVKLAGDIAISKEIARRNAKSLGHSLETELKVLLLHGLLHLAGHDHEKDQGEMAAVEQRLRAKLKLPTGLIERSTLSGATVRKRNPSFSSVSSVSSVVKNGARSTPCS is encoded by the coding sequence ATGAAAGACCCAGACCATCCCGCCAGTAGTTCCCAAATAAAAACAGCAGGATTGCAGCGTTTTCTGCGCGCGGCCCAGCGAATGGCTGGGATCTCTGGAGAGGTGAACGTCCTCGTCACCTCCAGCGCGCAGATGCGTCGCCTGAATCGCAATTTTCGTGGCAAAGACAAGGCCACGGATGTTCTGTCGTTTCCAGCCACCCATAATGGGAAGGTCAAGCTGGCGGGGGACATCGCGATTTCGAAAGAGATCGCGCGAAGGAATGCGAAGTCTTTGGGACATTCGCTGGAAACCGAACTGAAAGTTCTCTTGTTGCATGGCCTTCTTCATCTGGCAGGCCACGATCATGAAAAAGATCAAGGCGAAATGGCCGCCGTGGAGCAGAGGCTGCGCGCAAAGCTGAAGCTGCCGACCGGATTAATCGAGAGATCGACGCTGAGCGGAGCTACAGTCAGAAAAAGGAATCCCTCCTTTTCCTCTGTGTCCTCCGTGTCCTCCGTGGTGAAAAATGGCGCCAGGAGCACCCCATGCTCATAG
- a CDS encoding hemolysin family protein — MLIAIVIALVILSAVLALVSYVERLYAEKGKLLSRDFEENIEAYEQRVEPRLGVSSARAALSMQLLSQLLTASIALIIGYATFMEGRWTWGEVVQAAVSIILIIVVFNRLIPYLLFIRTKGDWLTKSIPVLKLLIWFALPLTILLGFSMSVASLAEPQEAEQEEHHSEAVDALLEAGTEEGILEESDRELIQSVVQFGDKIVREVMKARPDMLAVPANTTIEQLTELLRKQPHSRIPVYDPDLDHIQGVVFAQDVLQVRDEDARTETVAKLMRPVHFVPEMKKVSELLREMQREKIQMSIAIDEYGGVAGLVTLSDLLEEIVGDIGSEHERRPQIVRESESSYVLPGATDLDMLEELFDYRPTDVEATTVAGLISELAGRIPQPGEQVEHDHLRFDVLESTDRRIERVRVSKLVAEPEPQKSGAA; from the coding sequence ATGCTCATAGCCATCGTCATCGCGCTCGTGATCCTGTCGGCTGTGCTGGCGCTAGTTTCTTACGTGGAACGCCTTTATGCCGAAAAGGGAAAGCTCCTGTCGCGCGATTTTGAAGAGAACATCGAGGCTTATGAGCAGCGGGTTGAGCCCAGACTTGGAGTAAGTTCGGCGCGGGCCGCGCTCTCAATGCAGTTGCTCTCGCAGCTCCTGACCGCCTCGATTGCTCTCATCATCGGGTACGCTACGTTCATGGAGGGCCGCTGGACGTGGGGCGAGGTAGTCCAGGCGGCGGTTTCGATCATCCTCATCATCGTCGTCTTCAATCGGCTGATCCCGTATCTGCTTTTTATCCGTACGAAGGGAGACTGGCTGACGAAATCTATTCCCGTTCTGAAGCTCTTGATCTGGTTCGCTCTGCCGCTCACGATTCTTCTCGGCTTCAGCATGTCCGTTGCGTCGCTTGCCGAGCCACAAGAAGCCGAGCAGGAAGAACACCACTCAGAAGCAGTCGATGCGCTCCTCGAGGCAGGCACGGAAGAAGGAATCCTCGAAGAGAGCGATCGCGAGCTGATCCAGTCGGTGGTCCAGTTTGGCGACAAGATCGTCCGCGAGGTAATGAAGGCGCGGCCTGACATGCTTGCTGTGCCTGCGAATACCACCATCGAACAATTGACCGAACTGCTGCGGAAGCAGCCGCACTCGCGAATTCCGGTGTACGATCCCGATCTCGACCACATTCAGGGCGTCGTCTTCGCCCAGGATGTGCTTCAAGTACGCGATGAAGACGCCCGCACCGAGACCGTGGCGAAGCTCATGCGCCCAGTCCACTTCGTTCCCGAAATGAAAAAGGTGAGCGAGTTGCTGCGCGAGATGCAGCGCGAAAAGATCCAGATGTCCATCGCCATCGACGAATACGGCGGCGTGGCCGGCCTGGTCACGCTCTCGGACCTGCTCGAAGAGATCGTCGGCGATATCGGCAGCGAACACGAGCGGCGCCCCCAGATCGTGCGCGAAAGCGAGAGTTCGTATGTATTGCCCGGCGCCACCGATTTGGACATGCTGGAAGAACTGTTCGACTACCGGCCCACCGACGTAGAGGCCACAACGGTAGCCGGACTCATAAGCGAGCTCGCCGGCCGCATCCCACAACCCGGCGAACAGGTCGAACACGACCACCTGCGCTTCGACGTCCTCGAATCTACAGATCGCCGCATAGAACGCGTCCGCGTAAGCAAGCTGGTAGCCGAGCCAGAACCGCAGAAGTCAGGAGCGGCCTAG
- a CDS encoding transposase encodes MTRVLWESNRSIQSGRWSQSVGGCSGSTGGGSRWVNRSAATDARYAPADSVATAVGTARRLSCQVVAWCYTASRAAAAARRNMSADLPLAYLITFRCYGTWLHGDERGATDRHHNQYGAAFIPSNDRWHGYNVRRLKQAPVSLSDAQRKCVEAAIRETCDFHDWTVLAINVRTNHAHSLIASATTQPSRVLNALKAHSTQRLRDASLWRSLNSPWSERGGKRYIWTELGIGRAKEYVINDQDGPIPELDEPRRRSRGVGRGTADRRQ; translated from the coding sequence ATGACACGAGTCCTATGGGAAAGCAATAGGTCTATCCAGTCGGGACGCTGGAGTCAGTCGGTCGGCGGCTGCAGCGGCAGTACCGGCGGCGGCAGCCGCTGGGTCAATCGGAGCGCAGCGACTGATGCTCGGTATGCCCCCGCAGATTCGGTTGCCACTGCGGTCGGTACTGCCCGACGACTCTCGTGCCAAGTAGTTGCGTGGTGCTACACTGCCTCGCGCGCGGCGGCCGCCGCTCGCAGGAACATGAGTGCAGACCTTCCTCTCGCTTACCTCATCACGTTTCGCTGTTATGGCACGTGGCTACATGGCGATGAGCGAGGAGCGACCGATCGCCACCACAATCAATACGGCGCAGCATTCATTCCCAGCAATGACCGCTGGCACGGGTACAACGTCCGCCGCCTAAAGCAAGCGCCAGTTAGCCTGAGTGATGCACAACGTAAGTGCGTAGAAGCGGCGATCCGCGAGACTTGTGACTTCCACGATTGGACTGTTCTGGCAATTAATGTGAGAACGAATCACGCTCATTCCCTGATTGCTAGCGCAACCACTCAGCCGAGCCGTGTGCTAAATGCCCTGAAGGCACATTCAACGCAGCGGCTGCGGGATGCCAGCTTATGGCGTAGCCTGAACAGCCCCTGGTCAGAGCGCGGCGGTAAGCGCTATATATGGACCGAATTGGGAATCGGACGCGCCAAGGAGTACGTGATCAATGACCAAGACGGCCCAATCCCGGAGCTGGACGAACCAAGACGACGTTCCCGCGGCGTCGGGCGAGGCACAGCAGACCGGCGGCAGTAG